The genomic window TACCGAGGACGCCCATTTCAACCGGGTGATCACCCACGAACTGATCCGCCCCCCGGCCTGTCGCTCCGATCTGGACGACGTGGCCAATGCCTTCGCCAAGGTGGCGGAAAACATGGCGGCGCTGCGCGATCTGGAGCGCAAGTGATGTCCAAATACCGGGTGGAACCCATGCCCCCCGGCGCGGCGGAAGAAGGCTTTCCCGAGTGGGATGCCCATCCGTTGCGCGGCGGGTTCGCCGCCCGGCTTTATCCCACCGTGGCCCCGGCCCACACGGATTGCTCGGTCCAGGTCATCGGCCCCACCGGGCCGGTGGTGCGAATCCGCGCCACCATGGGACCGGGCGAGATATCGTTCTGGGGCCTGCCCGCCCTGCTGGCCTCGAAGCCCGACGCCGAGCCCAAGCATATCAAGGGCGGCCTCGCGGCGGCGCTGGATCACCTGACCGAGGCCGCCAAAGCGGGCGGCCTGACACGGCTGGTCATCGGCACCGAGGCTCATTCCCGTCCCGATCCCTTGGCCGCCCTGCTGGCCGACCGGGGAGCCGAAGGCGCCATTCAGGCTTCGGCCCAGTTGGACCTCACCCGGCCGGAAGAGGCCCTGCGCGCCGATATCAGGGACAGCTACCGCTCGCTGACCAATTGGGGCAGCCGCAATCTTCGCCTGGCCTTCATCAATGCCGAGAACCCCGACCGCGCCCAGTTCGACCTCTTCCCCGATTTCCATGCCCGCATCGCTGGCGGCAGGCGGCGAGGCGAGGATTACTGGGCCATCTATTGGAACGAGATCAAAGCCGGGCAGGCGGAAATGGCGCTGGGATTCTTGGAAGACGGCACATTGGTGGCCGGGTCCATCGTGGTCTGGGCGGGCGTCACCGCCTATTACGCCTCGGGCGTCTACGACCGCGACCAGTTCGACAAGCCGCTCGGCCACTGGCCCTTGTGGACCGCCATCCTGCGCGCCAAGGAAACAGGGCTGGAACGCTTCGACTTAGGGGAAATCCCGGCCCGCGGTCATGCCGATGACAAGGAAATCTCCATCGCCTTCTTCAAGCGCGGCTTCACCTCGGGACGCAATTTCCGCATCCGGTGGGTACTGGGCGTTTAGTGGGTACTGGGCGTTTAAACGTCAAAGCCCTTTGGCTTCTCGCCCTTCTCCCACTTGGCCCACATGGTGTCCAAGGCCCGTTCCAGCGGCGGGGTGAAGGCCTTGCCATCGAACAGGGGCGAGGCTTGGGTGGCGGCCCACAGGCGCTGGCGCACCTGCTCCAAGGCCTCCCGGTCCTTGGCCAGATGCTGGGCCAGGGCATGATAGCCCCCTTGCGACTCCGCGATCAGTTCATCAAGGCCCAGGGCATGGAGCAGTGATCCCGCCACCCGCGAGGCAAAGGTCCGGCCCGCCCAGGCCACCAGAGGCACACCGGCCCACAAGGCGTCGCTGGCCGTGGTGTGACCGGCGCAGGGCCAGGTGTCGAGGAACAGATCCGCGGCCGACAGGCGCAGCATATGCTCGGCCTGGGGCAGGCGCGGCGCGAAGATCAGCCGCGACGCATCGATGCCCACCGCGCCCATCATGGCGCGCAGGCTGGCCGTGGCCGCCGGGTGGAATTCCACGAACCACAGCACCGCATCGGGTTGGGCCTGCAACACGGCGACCCACACCGCCAGGGTCTCGGCATTGAACTTGAAGCTATTGTTGAACACCGCGATGACGAAGGCATCCTCGGGCAGGCCCCACTTGGCCTTGGGCTCGCGGGTGGCGGCGCGCGCACGCCGCGAATCATTGGGCTGATAGCACAGCGGCAGACGCACCACCTGCTCGGCGTAATCATTCTCGGCGCCCGCTGGGATCACGTAAGGATCGGCGATGATATAGTCCATGCAGGTGCCGCCGAACGTGCCGGGAAAGCCCAGCCACGCCACCTGGATGGGGGCTGGGCGGGCCGCCAGAATGGATGTGCGGGCCCGGCCCGTATGCCCCTTGAGATCGACCAGGATATCGATGCCGTCGGCGGCGATGCGCTTGGCGCAATCGGCCTCGGACAGGGCCGCCAGTTCCACCCAATGGTCGCAGGCGTCACGCAGGCGTGTGCGCACCGCCCCCTTGTCCTCGGGCCCATAGGAATAAGCGAAGATCTCGAATCGCGATCTGTCGTGGCTTTCCAACGCCTCGGCCAGCAGATAGGCGGTGGCGTGATCGTGAAAATCCTCGGACAGATAGCCCAGCCGCAGGCGCGGGCGGCGCGCCTTGGGCTGATGGACCATGGGGGCCACCCGGCTTTCGATGAAGGTGGCGGCCTCGTCGGCATGACGGCGCAGCTCGGCCGGGCTGAAATCATGGACCAGCAGGGTGAAGGGCGGAACCGGCAGGCTTTTGCCTGTGCGCCATGAGGGCAGGGCGGAAATGGCCTCCTTCACCACCGGGAGATTATCCCAGTCGCACAAGACCGCCAGTTCCAGACCGAGATAACCCAAGGCCCCGCCATCGGCGCCGCCGGTCAGGCGCACCACATTGCTATAGGCCAGGGCCGAGCCTTCATGGTCATCCAGGCGCGCCGCCAGACTGGCGATATTGCGCCAGCCGTCCACGAAAGAGTCATCGAGCTCCACCGCACGGCGATAGCAGGCCATGGCATCGGCGGTCCGGCCTTGGCCCAGCAGCACCGTGCCGAGATTGCCGTGAAAGGCCGGCGCCTTGGGGGTGGCGGCAATGGCGCCGCGGATCAGGCGCTCGGCCTCCGTCAGCTGGCCTTTCTGCATGGCCACCAGTCCCGACAGGTGCAAGCCGTCGGGATGAAGCGGCGACAGTTTAAGCAGATTCTTGTATTGCCGGGCCGCCCCGTCCAGATCGCCGGAGAGATGGAGCTTCACTGCGTCTTGCAGGAGCTGGTCCGCCGTCATGTGCTTGCCGCCGCTCAACTGCCGCTCCATTCCCAATAGGTCATAGGTCGAGGATAGGGGGCGGGGCGGGATGCGTCAACGCGTTGCCACCCGTTTAAGCTTTTCTAAACATACGGTTTGGCAAGATTCCCCTGCCTGACGTATGATTCGGCAAAGCTTCGAGCTGGCGATGGGCCGCGCTCAATGAATGTCGGGGGAAACCTAATGTCCCAACCTATCCAGATCGAGTCGCTCAAGATCGGCGAACAGGATGCCTTCGGCTTGGTCGAAGCGGCCATCACCCTGGATCAATCGCGCGGCGACAAGGCCCGCCTGGCCGCCGCGCTGGACCATAATCTCCAGCTCTGGGTCGCCATCCGCACCCTGGTCACCGATACCAATAGCGGTTTGCCCGACGCGGTCAAAACCAACCTGACCCGCCTGTCCGACTTCGTCGCCGACACCACCTTGAAGAAGGGTGTCGATATCAGCGACAACACCATCACCACCCTGGTCAACGTCAATCTGCAAATTTCCGAGGGGCTGCTGGAAAGCGCCAACCGAAGCTGAGCCTTCTTCCTCTCCACGGCGGCGATCTGGCCGCCGCCCAGGCCCGGTGGGGCCGTCCCGCCCAAGGCTGGCTGGATCTGTCCACCGGCATCAATCCCTGGCCCTATCCTCTGCCCGACCTGCCCGCCGAGTGCTGGCGGCGTCTGCCCGATTCCGGGGCGCTCCAGGCCCTGCGGGACGCCTGCACCCGCCGCTGGGCCGTCCCCGTCACGGCGCAGGTGGTGGCGGGAAGCGGCAGCCAGGCCCTGATTCAGGCCCTGCCCCGCATCACGCCCCCCAGCGATGTGGCCATTCTCGGTCCCACCTATGGCGAGCACGCCCGCGCCTGGACCGCCTCCGGCCACCGGGTGCGCGAGGTCCTTGATCTGGACGATGCCGCCCAGGCCGATGTGGTGGTGGTGGTCAATCCCAACAATCCCGACGGACGGATCGTCGCGCCCGACATGCTGGTGAATCTGGCGCACCATCTGGCGGCGCGCGGCGGCTTGCTGGTGGTGGACGAGGCCTTCGGCGACGAGCGCCCCGAATTGTCCCTGACATCGCGCCTTTGCCCCGGCCTGGTGGTCTTGCGGTCCTTCGGCAAGTTCTTCGGCCTGGCGGGCTTGCGCCTAGGCTTCGCCGTGGCCGAGACCGGCATGGCGGCCCGCCTTGGCGATCATCTCGGCCCCTGGCCGGTCTCTGGCCCGGCGCTGGTCATCGGCACCCAGGCGCTGGCGGACGAGGCCTGGACGAAGACCACCATCATCCGCCTCCACGAGGCCGCCTCGCGCCTGGATCAGATCCTTGGTGCGGCGGGATTGGACATCCTGGGCGGAACCTCCCTGTTCCGTCTGGCCCGCCACGATCAGGCCGCCGGGATCTATGAACGCCTGGGCCGCGCCGGAATCTTGGTCCGCGCCTTCGCCCATCGTCCCGATATCCTGCGCTTCGGCCTGCCGGGCAGTGGGACGGAGGAACAGCGGCTGAGCACGGCGCTAAGCGGCTGAACCTCAAATATGAGGCGCGGTGCTGATGTGAGCATTGAGCGAGCGGCCAAGGGCGCGGAGGCGCCCGCTAAGGCAGAGGGCAAAACAAGTGAAGCTAAAGCGTGATGCATATTGAAGGCATCACGCTTTAAGCGGCTGAGCCGCGGCAAAACCATCGCTTCGGACAAGCAAAAGCGGGCCCGATCCTAAGATCGAACCTCGAAACGAACAGCACAACGGGGCCAGCTCCGGCTAAGAGCCAGCCATTTGCCTGAACGAACCGGTGACCGGGACGGCCACCGATCAGATCTCTACCGAACCACCGGACGGAACGGGGGCTGCGGGCGCGGCGGGCGGAGCGCTGGGCGCGGCGGACACCGGGGCGGGCGGAGCCTTCACATCCTCGGCAGGCGCAGTGGAGGCCTTGGAGGAGGATTGTGGCTGATCGATCGCCGTCGGGATGTTGCGCTTGTACTCTTCGACCACATGGCGCGAAGGATACTGCTCGACTTCCTTACCCGTATCGCCGTCACGGACGACCAGCAGAGCCAAACCGGTTCCGCTATCGACCTTGACCACCGGAGAGGTGTAGCGCGGGGGTTCGGAAACGGGCGGCGCTTCCTTGACCTCGGTATTAGCGGTCTGAACAGCATGAGCAGCCGCGTGGGGAGCCTCGACAACCGGAGACCGGAGCGGTGCATCTGATGCAATCGAGGTGGACATTCTGCCCTCCTATCTTAGTGAACTACGACAACCACCTGAACCGGTTTCCGCAAAGGGACTCCGCCCGGCGGCGCCTTCTGGCACAAGCCACAGATTACAAGATTCATCCCCGATGAAGCAATCTGATTCTTGACAGCGGGGCTGCCTTCTGAATCAGTCCGTGGCCCGGCGCGCCAGTCCAGGCGGCGGTGGCGACCTTGTCTCTCCCGAATGATGGGGGCGGCGGTGCAGCAAGATCTTGACCGTGGCACGGGCGAACATCTTGAGGCGGCCCATCTTGTAAGTCTCGGACAGGTCTGGCGTCTTGATGATGCCGAGAAAGAAGCGGGAAATCTCGCCCAGCGTCTGTTCGCGAAGCTTGGCGTCGCATTCACGGCGCAGCAGTTCGGTCACCATGTCCTGGGCGGCATTCATCAGGACCAGCCCGTCGATCTGGGCGTCGATCAGGGCGCACATCTGCTCGAAGAGTGGCCACTCCTGTTGCGTCAGTTCGATGTCGTCAGCGGCACGCCCCATGGCACCCCCCTCTCATTTTCGGGAATCATGGCAGCGAAAAGATAACAAAATCCTAGTGATCAGCGGATCTTTCCGGGCCAACGGTCATCGGGGGAGGGCGCGTCCAGACGGATCGGACCTTCCAGCAAATCGCCACGCCGCAAGGACCCATCCACCGCACGCGGCAATTCATCGACGAATTCCACCCGTGTCGGCACCTCGGCAGGGGCGCGCATCCGGCTGACCCAGCCCTGAAGCTCGCGGGCGAAGGCGGCCTCACCCGCCCGGCCGCCCGACACCACGAAGGCCTTGAGCTCCCCGGCACTCCATTCCACCACGGCGGCCGCGACCACGGCGGGATGGGAAGCCAGCGCCAGTTCCACCTCTTCGGGGCGCACGGGCTCGCCCTTCACCAGGATGGCGCCTTCGGGCAG from Paramagnetospirillum magnetotacticum MS-1 includes these protein-coding regions:
- a CDS encoding GNAT family N-acetyltransferase, translating into MSKYRVEPMPPGAAEEGFPEWDAHPLRGGFAARLYPTVAPAHTDCSVQVIGPTGPVVRIRATMGPGEISFWGLPALLASKPDAEPKHIKGGLAAALDHLTEAAKAGGLTRLVIGTEAHSRPDPLAALLADRGAEGAIQASAQLDLTRPEEALRADIRDSYRSLTNWGSRNLRLAFINAENPDRAQFDLFPDFHARIAGGRRRGEDYWAIYWNEIKAGQAEMALGFLEDGTLVAGSIVVWAGVTAYYASGVYDRDQFDKPLGHWPLWTAILRAKETGLERFDLGEIPARGHADDKEISIAFFKRGFTSGRNFRIRWVLGV
- a CDS encoding O-linked N-acetylglucosamine transferase, SPINDLY family protein, with amino-acid sequence MSGGKHMTADQLLQDAVKLHLSGDLDGAARQYKNLLKLSPLHPDGLHLSGLVAMQKGQLTEAERLIRGAIAATPKAPAFHGNLGTVLLGQGRTADAMACYRRAVELDDSFVDGWRNIASLAARLDDHEGSALAYSNVVRLTGGADGGALGYLGLELAVLCDWDNLPVVKEAISALPSWRTGKSLPVPPFTLLVHDFSPAELRRHADEAATFIESRVAPMVHQPKARRPRLRLGYLSEDFHDHATAYLLAEALESHDRSRFEIFAYSYGPEDKGAVRTRLRDACDHWVELAALSEADCAKRIAADGIDILVDLKGHTGRARTSILAARPAPIQVAWLGFPGTFGGTCMDYIIADPYVIPAGAENDYAEQVVRLPLCYQPNDSRRARAATREPKAKWGLPEDAFVIAVFNNSFKFNAETLAVWVAVLQAQPDAVLWFVEFHPAATASLRAMMGAVGIDASRLIFAPRLPQAEHMLRLSAADLFLDTWPCAGHTTASDALWAGVPLVAWAGRTFASRVAGSLLHALGLDELIAESQGGYHALAQHLAKDREALEQVRQRLWAATQASPLFDGKAFTPPLERALDTMWAKWEKGEKPKGFDV
- a CDS encoding flagellar biosynthesis regulator FlaF, whose translation is MSQPIQIESLKIGEQDAFGLVEAAITLDQSRGDKARLAAALDHNLQLWVAIRTLVTDTNSGLPDAVKTNLTRLSDFVADTTLKKGVDISDNTITTLVNVNLQISEGLLESANRS
- the cobD gene encoding threonine-phosphate decarboxylase CobD, producing MAAAQARWGRPAQGWLDLSTGINPWPYPLPDLPAECWRRLPDSGALQALRDACTRRWAVPVTAQVVAGSGSQALIQALPRITPPSDVAILGPTYGEHARAWTASGHRVREVLDLDDAAQADVVVVVNPNNPDGRIVAPDMLVNLAHHLAARGGLLVVDEAFGDERPELSLTSRLCPGLVVLRSFGKFFGLAGLRLGFAVAETGMAARLGDHLGPWPVSGPALVIGTQALADEAWTKTTIIRLHEAASRLDQILGAAGLDILGGTSLFRLARHDQAAGIYERLGRAGILVRAFAHRPDILRFGLPGSGTEEQRLSTALSG